The proteins below come from a single Parageobacillus toebii NBRC 107807 genomic window:
- a CDS encoding Ger(x)C family spore germination protein — translation MNFKPAFPFVISIFLLTGCWGARNIDQLVYIDAIGVDYKDHHFIVYVQLISFTGLAKVETGGAQEKTSVAVGRFTGETFNIATDKLYTSIQRMVSWGHVKSIVFTKRALKKVVLEDVLDILDRYNEIRPTLWVYATDEPLKKIFEATPLLHTTPFYSLLSNPEELFQQSSFIRPIRLNRFVADMDEDSKTARLPYLNIASRSWSENEKEKPMLNVKGICFVDHYELQQCIDRSKLLGIRWMEKDISRTPIYVKKGNKVVASIVILKPKSKISYQIKGNTPVFNIKVSGKGSVVELREKLTEKQLIRLAQKTVEEEIRSLYKLGLKYDMDILNLSEAMYRKKPEDWKKFSENGKIPLTDENLKKIKVKISIDTSGKEKFRQ, via the coding sequence TTGAATTTCAAACCCGCCTTTCCCTTTGTCATCTCTATATTCTTGTTAACAGGCTGCTGGGGAGCGCGCAATATTGATCAACTTGTTTATATTGATGCAATAGGTGTTGATTATAAGGATCATCATTTTATCGTTTATGTGCAGCTCATTAGCTTTACCGGATTGGCGAAAGTCGAGACTGGAGGCGCCCAAGAAAAAACCTCCGTTGCCGTTGGAAGATTCACAGGCGAAACGTTTAATATTGCAACCGATAAGTTGTATACTTCTATTCAACGAATGGTATCATGGGGGCATGTGAAAAGTATCGTGTTTACAAAAAGAGCCTTGAAGAAAGTAGTATTAGAAGACGTCTTGGACATTTTAGACCGATATAACGAAATTAGGCCTACACTATGGGTTTATGCGACAGATGAGCCATTAAAAAAAATTTTTGAGGCAACACCACTTTTGCATACAACTCCATTCTATTCTTTGTTATCCAATCCTGAGGAGCTTTTTCAACAAAGTTCATTTATTCGGCCGATTCGTTTAAATCGCTTTGTCGCTGATATGGATGAAGATTCAAAAACTGCACGACTCCCTTATCTCAACATTGCTTCGCGTAGTTGGTCGGAAAATGAAAAAGAAAAACCGATGTTAAATGTAAAAGGAATTTGCTTTGTTGACCATTATGAGCTTCAACAATGTATCGATCGTTCCAAGTTGCTGGGAATCAGGTGGATGGAAAAAGATATAAGCAGAACTCCTATTTATGTAAAAAAAGGAAACAAAGTGGTCGCATCGATCGTCATTCTTAAACCTAAATCCAAAATTTCCTACCAAATCAAAGGAAATACTCCCGTGTTTAACATCAAGGTATCCGGCAAAGGAAGTGTAGTGGAGTTAAGAGAAAAATTAACGGAAAAACAATTAATTCGCTTGGCGCAAAAAACGGTGGAAGAGGAAATAAGAAGCCTCTACAAATTGGGGCTGAAATACGATATGGATATCCTTAACCTCTCTGAAGCGATGTATCGCAAAAAACCAGAAGATTGGAAGAAGTTTTCCGAAAACGGAAAGATTCCATTAACAGACGAAAATTTAAAAAAGATTAAAGTAAAAATTTCCATTGATACGTCTGGAAAAGAGAAATTTAGACAGTGA
- a CDS encoding sensor histidine kinase, with amino-acid sequence MGAYINQHVLNNLFYILVSVFVFYFIYDHGEIFKKRTSYRDALLAVCMGLPIILCMKFPIYIDEQCIHDFRQIPFLVGTLYGGGIVGFILLLTLLASRSLIYGFEYITAVVYMTMFIIAALVSPTFKALKRSSKLSMSVWLTLFLAVLTTFLAIIIAQFPVTDSYIVYFILLPPIGMLFVVYIMETLKEAIIMRSKLVKVEKMEVVSQLAASISHEIRNPLTVVKGFIQLLKTPSLSQDAKDRYIQIALDEINRAEAIINEYLTFAKPSSNKVERLMVDDQLRKVIQMLAPMAHMNSIEIVEELQPGAIVGNIQYFQQCFLNLIKNSIEAMPNGGTLTISSCLHGNHVIITIKDTGVGMTTEQMNRFGEPYFSTKEKGTGLGTMVAVKMIQTMQGTLHIQSEVNKGTTLTITFPEAAN; translated from the coding sequence ATGGGGGCATATATCAACCAACATGTATTAAACAATTTGTTTTATATTTTAGTGAGTGTATTTGTTTTTTATTTTATTTATGACCACGGGGAGATATTTAAAAAACGAACATCATACAGAGATGCTCTCCTTGCCGTTTGCATGGGGCTTCCGATCATTTTATGCATGAAATTTCCTATTTACATTGATGAACAGTGTATTCATGATTTCCGGCAAATTCCTTTTCTTGTAGGCACACTGTATGGTGGTGGAATCGTTGGATTTATTTTGCTTTTAACTTTGCTAGCTTCTCGCTCTCTGATTTACGGGTTTGAATATATTACCGCGGTTGTGTACATGACCATGTTTATTATTGCGGCTCTCGTTTCACCAACCTTTAAGGCATTAAAACGTTCAAGCAAACTTTCTATGTCGGTCTGGTTAACCTTGTTTCTGGCGGTTCTCACCACATTTCTCGCCATTATCATCGCCCAATTTCCAGTAACGGACTCTTATATTGTTTATTTCATTTTACTTCCTCCCATTGGAATGCTATTTGTCGTGTATATAATGGAAACATTAAAAGAAGCGATTATCATGCGCTCCAAACTAGTAAAAGTCGAGAAAATGGAAGTGGTGAGTCAACTCGCGGCGAGCATTTCACACGAAATTCGCAATCCATTAACTGTTGTCAAAGGATTTATTCAATTATTAAAAACTCCTTCTCTTTCACAAGACGCAAAAGATCGCTACATTCAAATTGCTTTAGACGAAATTAATCGAGCGGAAGCGATTATTAACGAATATTTAACCTTCGCCAAACCATCCTCGAACAAAGTGGAACGCCTGATGGTAGATGACCAACTGCGAAAGGTCATTCAGATGTTGGCGCCAATGGCACATATGAACTCGATTGAAATTGTTGAAGAGCTACAACCCGGCGCGATTGTTGGAAACATTCAGTACTTTCAGCAGTGCTTTTTAAATTTGATAAAAAACAGCATCGAAGCCATGCCGAACGGAGGGACATTGACGATTTCATCCTGCTTGCATGGAAATCATGTCATCATTACGATTAAAGACACAGGAGTGGGAATGACAACGGAACAAATGAATCGATTTGGTGAGCCATACTTTAGTACAAAAGAAAAGGGAACCGGTCTTGGAACCATGGTCGCGGTAAAGATGATTCAAACGATGCAGGGAACGTTGCATATTCAAAGCGAGGTTAATAAAGGAACCACGTTGACGATTACGTTTCCTGAAGCTGCGAACTGA
- a CDS encoding spore germination protein: MQIPSRAPQVRNNPNDHSGQETLIISEQTLRVHFSHCKDVAILTSTIQPAKTASGTLTLVFVYCEELCDTQQMKQVIFPMFREMCREYPCQSVEEIETNKLMPMELLGKEVLIDDLNYLLFSGDLLIYFQEADVLYSLTLANPPNRDPEEPNTEVSIRGPKDGFIEEISKNVALIRKRIKSHKLCYEQFIVGTRSQTKVGLMYIDDIANPEMIHEVKKRILQVNIDSLTSTNQLEEQIGDKRFSLFPLFAYTGRPDFAVNCLLNGRFIILLDGAPTVIIGPGNLLFLLNTSEDNVTSPFFVIFQRFLRTMGISVSIYLPGFWVALLSFHPEEVPFTLLGTVVLSRQGVPLPVPLETFIMVGLFEIFKEAGMRLPLAIGQTLSVVGGLIIGQSAVNAGLSTPGSLVVAAISVIATFTLVNQNLAGTVTLLRFIVLAASSALGFFGFIASLFIILTYMVNLTIFGIPYLTPLSPPTRDIFKVLIPNGWKKFKKRADLLKPQDDTPRGEAN, encoded by the coding sequence ATGCAAATTCCTTCCAGAGCGCCGCAAGTCAGAAATAATCCAAATGATCATAGCGGACAGGAAACACTCATCATTTCCGAGCAAACGTTGCGCGTTCATTTTTCTCATTGTAAAGATGTCGCGATTCTTACCTCGACGATTCAACCGGCAAAAACCGCAAGCGGCACGCTTACCTTAGTGTTTGTCTATTGTGAGGAGCTGTGTGACACTCAGCAGATGAAACAGGTCATATTTCCAATGTTTCGCGAAATGTGCCGCGAATATCCTTGCCAGTCGGTGGAGGAAATTGAAACAAACAAACTGATGCCAATGGAATTGCTTGGAAAAGAAGTGCTGATCGATGATCTGAACTATCTTCTCTTTAGCGGTGATTTATTAATCTACTTTCAAGAAGCGGATGTTTTATATTCCCTTACGCTTGCCAATCCACCGAACCGCGACCCGGAAGAGCCGAACACGGAGGTGTCGATCCGCGGTCCGAAAGACGGTTTTATTGAGGAAATTTCGAAAAACGTCGCTCTCATCCGTAAGCGGATCAAATCCCATAAGCTCTGTTATGAACAATTTATCGTCGGAACAAGAAGCCAAACAAAAGTGGGATTAATGTACATTGACGACATCGCCAATCCCGAAATGATTCATGAGGTAAAAAAAAGAATTTTACAGGTAAATATTGATTCTCTTACGAGCACCAATCAGTTGGAAGAGCAGATTGGCGATAAACGGTTCTCGCTGTTTCCGTTATTTGCCTACACAGGACGGCCGGATTTTGCAGTGAATTGTTTATTAAATGGAAGATTTATCATCCTGCTAGACGGTGCTCCCACCGTCATTATTGGTCCAGGAAACTTATTGTTTTTACTAAATACATCGGAAGATAACGTTACATCACCTTTCTTCGTCATTTTTCAGAGATTCCTTCGCACCATGGGAATTTCCGTGTCTATTTATTTACCTGGATTTTGGGTCGCGTTATTATCGTTTCACCCAGAAGAAGTGCCATTCACTCTCTTAGGAACGGTTGTGCTTTCCAGGCAAGGAGTGCCGTTGCCTGTTCCACTAGAAACGTTTATCATGGTGGGGTTGTTCGAGATCTTTAAAGAAGCGGGCATGCGCTTGCCGTTAGCGATTGGGCAAACGTTATCGGTTGTCGGCGGATTGATTATTGGACAATCGGCTGTCAACGCTGGCTTATCCACACCAGGAAGCCTTGTTGTTGCGGCCATTTCCGTTATCGCCACGTTTACATTAGTGAATCAAAACTTGGCGGGAACCGTGACGTTATTGCGTTTTATTGTCTTAGCCGCTTCTTCTGCACTAGGGTTTTTTGGGTTTATCGCTTCTTTATTTATAATTTTAACATACATGGTAAATTTAACAATATTCGGAATACCGTATCTTACTCCGCTCTCTCCTCCAACCAGGGATATTTTCAAAGTCTTAATCCCGAATGGATGGAAAAAATTCAAAAAGAGAGCAGATTTGCTAAAACCGCAGGACGATACACCAAGGGGGGAAGCGAATTGA
- a CDS encoding DMT family transporter yields the protein MLAQVSSRIKGLMMVITGATLWGLSGTAAQVLFQDKQITAEWLVVVRMMIAGSALLLFAVCKRMAIFSIWTDIKSIVSLLLFGFVGMLGVQYTYFASIATGNAATATLLQYLAPVYIVLYAMAAQKHRPSKEVMLAIVLALLGTFLLITNGSTGELKVPLISVVWGILSGVALAFYTLASAQMLKKWHSIIVVGWGMVIGGGGMCFVFPPFPLPAIRWDVETWLLILFVIVFGTLFAFLLFVESIRYLSPTESSLLSSVEPLSAVIASIVFLHVPFGLFQAIGAACIMVTVLLLSPKKERQSSNSTSIT from the coding sequence ATGCTCGCACAAGTCTCTAGTCGAATAAAAGGTCTAATGATGGTCATCACCGGTGCAACGCTTTGGGGATTATCAGGAACAGCGGCGCAAGTGTTATTTCAGGACAAGCAAATAACTGCAGAATGGCTTGTCGTGGTGCGAATGATGATTGCGGGAAGCGCGTTGTTATTGTTTGCGGTATGCAAACGGATGGCGATATTTTCGATCTGGACCGATATCAAAAGCATCGTAAGCTTGCTATTGTTTGGGTTTGTCGGCATGCTTGGAGTGCAATATACGTACTTTGCATCGATCGCCACCGGCAATGCGGCTACGGCGACATTATTGCAATATTTAGCTCCTGTCTATATCGTGTTATACGCCATGGCTGCTCAAAAACATCGTCCATCGAAAGAGGTGATGCTTGCAATTGTATTGGCTCTTTTAGGAACTTTTCTATTAATTACAAACGGTTCAACCGGAGAATTAAAAGTGCCGTTGATATCTGTCGTTTGGGGAATTCTTTCTGGTGTTGCCTTGGCATTTTATACGTTAGCTTCGGCACAGATGCTGAAAAAGTGGCACTCCATCATCGTTGTCGGCTGGGGAATGGTCATCGGTGGGGGAGGCATGTGTTTCGTTTTTCCTCCGTTTCCTTTGCCGGCGATTCGCTGGGATGTGGAGACGTGGCTGCTTATCTTGTTTGTCATTGTATTTGGCACTTTATTTGCATTTTTATTATTTGTCGAAAGCATCCGCTACTTATCGCCAACGGAATCGAGCTTGCTGTCTAGTGTAGAGCCGCTGTCAGCCGTAATCGCCTCGATTGTTTTTTTACATGTTCCGTTCGGCCTGTTTCAAGCTATTGGAGCCGCTTGCATTATGGTGACCGTTCTTTTATTGTCTCCAAAAAAAGAGAGACAATCTTCCAACTCGACATCTATAACATAA
- a CDS encoding GerAB/ArcD/ProY family transporter translates to MNNTPLNTVQLACVFMLSIGLMNHVIVVPLLLQAAGRDAWISSIIALAALPLWLPLLYFVMKQSNQMNLFLWLKTEFNRAIAYFVAILGSLLLLVIGYVTLNDTVTFTTTAYLTRTPDWAILLILTVMCFYNAYHGIPSIAKTAVILLPFVFIFGILVAIATTPHKDYSLLKPIMENGFTPVFKGMIYAGAGYVEIFIILFMQHHLQTRFSFKALFIISVLAASLSIGPTIGAIIEYGPKEAANLRYPAFDEWRLIKLGTYIEYLDFLAIYQWMSGAFIRISLASALIPELFHVTDKKARLWILAVIYITLFLLSLIPISDDKFLDLLYQLVLPLSLLSILSLSLFIGILALISYLKKRRA, encoded by the coding sequence GTGAATAATACTCCGTTAAATACTGTTCAACTGGCTTGTGTGTTTATGTTATCTATCGGGCTAATGAATCATGTCATCGTAGTCCCGTTGCTATTACAAGCAGCCGGTCGTGATGCATGGATTTCGTCAATCATAGCCCTTGCGGCATTGCCATTATGGCTTCCGCTGTTGTACTTTGTCATGAAGCAATCCAATCAAATGAATTTATTCTTATGGTTAAAAACAGAATTTAATCGTGCTATTGCATATTTCGTGGCCATTCTTGGAAGCCTATTATTACTTGTTATCGGCTATGTTACACTCAACGACACGGTTACGTTTACTACTACTGCCTACTTAACGCGGACACCCGATTGGGCCATTTTATTAATCTTAACAGTGATGTGCTTTTATAACGCATATCATGGCATTCCATCCATCGCAAAGACGGCGGTTATTCTTTTACCATTTGTTTTTATTTTTGGGATTTTAGTTGCGATCGCAACTACGCCGCATAAAGATTATTCATTGTTAAAGCCAATCATGGAGAATGGCTTTACTCCTGTTTTCAAAGGAATGATCTATGCCGGTGCCGGATATGTGGAAATTTTTATTATTTTATTCATGCAACATCATCTTCAAACTCGTTTTTCTTTTAAAGCTCTTTTCATCATTAGTGTTCTCGCCGCAAGCTTAAGCATTGGTCCAACGATTGGCGCGATTATTGAATATGGACCGAAAGAAGCAGCGAACTTGCGTTACCCGGCCTTTGACGAATGGCGATTGATTAAATTAGGAACGTATATTGAATATCTCGATTTTCTTGCTATTTATCAGTGGATGTCTGGAGCGTTTATCCGAATTTCCCTGGCTTCCGCGCTTATACCAGAGCTATTTCATGTAACGGATAAAAAAGCACGATTATGGATTCTGGCCGTTATTTATATCACTCTGTTTTTATTATCATTGATTCCGATCAGCGACGACAAATTTTTAGATTTGCTATATCAATTGGTTCTGCCGCTTTCGCTACTATCCATTCTATCTCTCTCTTTGTTCATTGGGATATTGGCACTCATTTCATATTTAAAGAAGAGGAGAGCTTAA
- a CDS encoding DMT family transporter — translation MKNTFFGAFCLSLAASIWGGMYVVSKYVLDFVPPFTLVWLRYAIAFVVLFGILKFHQYKTKTRISIRKQDWLLLGWIGFIGYFVSISLQFIGTKLSDAHTGALITSATPAFIVLFAKFVLNESVTLRKVIALLLATIGVVIVIGFDNSGGQSFWGNMMLVGAALTWALLSVYVKVASARFSTLMITTYAIWFALLFTTPVMLWELHEQPVSFPNIIVVFGILYLGIISTAGAFFLWNKGMEMMDAGIGSLFFFFQPLVGTVFGFLFLHEQITASFYLGGLLIIIGVFIAVMSPIHQHQSKEGENHARTSL, via the coding sequence ATGAAAAATACATTTTTTGGTGCTTTCTGTTTATCTTTGGCAGCAAGCATTTGGGGCGGAATGTACGTTGTCAGCAAATACGTCCTTGATTTTGTTCCGCCGTTTACGTTAGTGTGGCTTCGTTATGCAATCGCGTTCGTTGTTTTATTTGGGATATTAAAATTTCATCAATATAAAACAAAAACGAGGATATCCATTCGAAAACAAGATTGGCTTTTGCTAGGGTGGATCGGTTTTATCGGTTATTTTGTTTCGATATCTTTGCAATTTATCGGAACAAAATTATCCGATGCGCATACAGGAGCATTAATCACGTCGGCGACTCCGGCGTTTATTGTCTTATTCGCAAAATTTGTCCTAAACGAATCCGTCACCTTGAGAAAAGTTATCGCTCTTTTGCTGGCTACTATCGGGGTTGTCATCGTCATCGGCTTTGACAATAGCGGAGGACAATCATTTTGGGGAAATATGATGTTAGTTGGGGCGGCGCTGACATGGGCGCTTTTATCTGTGTACGTGAAAGTGGCATCAGCCCGTTTTTCGACCTTAATGATCACAACATATGCCATTTGGTTTGCCTTATTATTCACTACACCGGTTATGCTTTGGGAACTGCATGAGCAACCTGTTTCTTTTCCTAATATAATAGTGGTGTTTGGAATTCTTTATCTTGGGATTATTTCAACCGCAGGGGCGTTTTTTCTTTGGAATAAAGGAATGGAAATGATGGATGCCGGGATTGGCTCGTTGTTTTTCTTTTTTCAGCCGCTTGTCGGCACTGTGTTTGGCTTTTTGTTTTTACATGAACAGATAACCGCCTCGTTTTATTTAGGCGGGTTGCTGATTATCATAGGGGTGTTTATTGCCGTTATGTCTCCTATCCATCAACATCAGTCAAAAGAAGGGGAGAATCATGCTCGCACAAGTCTCTAG
- a CDS encoding NETI motif-containing protein has product MKKRFVVEEHETIDECLERIKAEGYRPIRRMERPIFREVKKNGETVIEPCGRIIEFEAVLNE; this is encoded by the coding sequence ATGAAAAAAAGATTTGTCGTTGAAGAACATGAAACGATTGACGAGTGTCTAGAGCGTATTAAAGCGGAAGGATATCGTCCCATTCGCCGCATGGAACGGCCGATTTTCCGTGAAGTGAAGAAAAATGGAGAAACGGTCATTGAACCATGTGGAAGAATCATCGAGTTTGAAGCTGTCTTAAATGAATAA
- a CDS encoding MFS transporter, whose product MQVNVQRVTGVQTTVYPILIAISLGHLLNDSMQAVVPALFPILEASMNLSYTQIGWIAFTLNMTSSVMQPVVGFFTDRTPSPYFLPLGMAASLLGMVGLAFAPHFFFVLLSVLFVGFGSAIFHPEGSRVVYFAAGAKRGFAQSIYQVGGNTGNALAPLFTALIFVPFGQKGAAWFTAIAAFGIVLLFRVSRWYSLRLKEYETVQKQTKAEKGDVKKQRNIMFALTLLIFLVFARSWYSAGISNYYQFYLMKHYHVPIQEAQVYLFVFMIAGAIGTFVGGPLADRFGKRNLMLFSTLGTAPFALMLPYLPLAWVLPVIFLAGFILSLSFSTFVVYAQELLPGNVGMASGLIVGLAFGMGALGAVVLGKIADLYNLNTLMILCSFLPLFGVLTWWLPKEKSFAS is encoded by the coding sequence ATGCAAGTGAATGTCCAACGTGTCACGGGGGTGCAAACAACCGTATATCCCATTTTAATCGCGATTAGTTTAGGCCATTTATTGAATGACTCGATGCAAGCGGTCGTTCCGGCGTTGTTTCCGATTTTAGAGGCATCCATGAATTTATCGTATACTCAAATTGGATGGATCGCCTTTACCTTAAATATGACCTCTTCGGTGATGCAACCGGTTGTTGGCTTTTTTACGGACCGAACCCCCTCTCCTTACTTCCTGCCGCTCGGAATGGCAGCGAGCTTGCTTGGCATGGTTGGGCTTGCGTTTGCACCGCATTTTTTCTTTGTTTTATTATCCGTCTTGTTTGTAGGGTTCGGCTCAGCGATTTTTCATCCGGAAGGGTCGCGCGTTGTATATTTTGCCGCAGGAGCAAAAAGAGGATTTGCCCAATCCATTTATCAAGTGGGTGGGAATACGGGAAATGCCCTTGCTCCATTATTTACAGCACTGATTTTTGTTCCGTTTGGGCAAAAAGGCGCAGCTTGGTTCACCGCGATTGCTGCTTTTGGCATCGTTCTTTTGTTTCGCGTGTCGCGCTGGTATTCGCTCCGTCTTAAAGAATACGAAACGGTTCAGAAACAAACCAAGGCAGAAAAAGGCGATGTCAAAAAGCAACGAAATATCATGTTTGCCTTAACGCTATTAATCTTTTTAGTGTTTGCAAGGTCATGGTACTCGGCCGGCATTTCCAATTATTATCAATTTTATTTAATGAAACACTATCATGTGCCGATTCAAGAAGCACAAGTTTATTTGTTTGTTTTTATGATCGCCGGAGCCATCGGGACATTTGTAGGCGGGCCGCTGGCGGATCGATTCGGAAAACGAAATTTAATGTTGTTTTCGACGCTCGGCACGGCGCCGTTTGCCCTCATGCTTCCATATCTTCCACTTGCATGGGTACTGCCTGTCATTTTTCTTGCCGGTTTTATTTTATCATTAAGTTTTTCCACATTTGTCGTGTATGCCCAAGAATTGCTTCCCGGAAATGTCGGCATGGCGTCGGGGCTGATCGTTGGCCTTGCGTTTGGGATGGGAGCGCTTGGGGCTGTTGTTCTTGGAAAAATTGCTGATTTGTATAATTTAAATACTCTAATGATATTATGCAGTTTCCTTCCGCTGTTTGGGGTGCTTACATGGTGGTTGCCGAAAGAGAAATCGTTCGCTTCCTAA
- a CDS encoding DUF2639 domain-containing protein — protein MAYFGSKGWLVQQLKEAGIRYHPVERKKLETYRTATLYGLYQKYVKKNR, from the coding sequence ATGGCTTATTTCGGTTCGAAAGGTTGGCTCGTCCAGCAGTTAAAAGAGGCGGGAATTCGCTATCATCCTGTGGAAAGAAAAAAATTAGAAACATATAGAACAGCCACTTTATATGGACTGTATCAAAAATATGTAAAGAAAAATCGATAG
- a CDS encoding DUF6501 family protein, whose translation MIHRTWLERPTLKKVKCVHTNAEKYIVNHVLTPGKIYEVKNETEEFYFIIDNTGKIGGFYKDYFEEVQEAK comes from the coding sequence ATGATTCATCGTACTTGGTTAGAACGCCCAACGTTAAAAAAAGTGAAATGTGTACATACAAACGCGGAAAAATATATCGTTAATCATGTGTTAACACCAGGGAAAATATATGAAGTGAAAAACGAAACTGAAGAGTTTTATTTTATTATTGATAATACCGGAAAAATTGGCGGATTTTATAAAGACTATTTCGAGGAAGTACAAGAGGCGAAGTAA